One Heyndrickxia oleronia genomic window, AATAAGGGAGCTGTGTGAATGTTTTATAAAATGGTAATGCATCTTTAAACGATTCTGCCGTCATTGGTGTTTCAATGATTCCAGGATGGACGGAATTTACTCGTATTTTATCTTTTCCATATTCCACTGCTGCAGATTTTGTTAAAGAACGTAAAGCACCTTTTGCCGCAGTATATGGGCTAGAACCTGCCATTCCAACAATTCCACCAATTGAAGAAATATTAATTAAAGAACCTCCGCCTGCTTTTTGCATTTCTGGAATGACATATTTCATCCCAATTACACAGCCGTTTAAGTTAATATCCATCACTTTATTCCATTCATCCATTTCCATCTGTGCCATTGTTTTTGGACTAGCAATTCCAGCATTATTAACTAATATATCCACTTTTCCATAATGATCAATAGTTGTTTGAATTACCTTTTTCCACTCTTCTTCTGAAATAACATTATGTTTTAGACCGATAGCATCTCCGCCATTTGCCTTAATTTCATTTACTACTTCCTGTAGAACATCATCCTTTATATCAGTAGCAACTACTTTTGCTCCTTCCTTTGCAAAGAGCTTAGCTTCAGCTGCTCCCATTCCTAATGCGGCCCCCGTAATAATT contains:
- a CDS encoding SDR family NAD(P)-dependent oxidoreductase; the protein is MGRLSGKVAIITGAALGMGAAEAKLFAKEGAKVVATDIKDDVLQEVVNEIKANGGDAIGLKHNVISEEEWKKVIQTTIDHYGKVDILVNNAGIASPKTMAQMEMDEWNKVMDINLNGCVIGMKYVIPEMQKAGGGSLINISSIGGIVGMAGSSPYTAAKGALRSLTKSAAVEYGKDKIRVNSVHPGIIETPMTAESFKDALPFYKTFTQLPYFGQPEDVAYGVLFLASDESRFMTGAELVIDGGWTAI